A single genomic interval of Alcaligenes sp. SDU_A2 harbors:
- a CDS encoding BolA family protein: MTDSLELQLRERLQALEPTQLDIINESHLHAGHAGAQGGASHFRVLITSKQFDGISTLARHRLVYDRVHDLMPFPIHALAIQAKTTA; this comes from the coding sequence ATGACCGACTCTCTCGAACTGCAACTGCGCGAACGCCTTCAGGCGCTGGAGCCCACGCAGTTGGACATCATCAACGAATCCCATCTGCACGCCGGCCACGCTGGCGCGCAAGGCGGGGCCAGCCACTTTCGGGTGCTGATTACCTCGAAACAATTTGATGGAATTTCAACCCTTGCCAGGCACAGACTTGTGTATGATCGCGTCCACGACCTGATGCCTTTCCCGATTCACGCATTGGCTATCCAAGCCAAAACTACTGCTTAA
- a CDS encoding septation protein A: protein MKKLLFDLFPLVLFFLVFRFSDIYMATGVAMLASVLQIVWLKLTNKLIETSHWINLAVIVVFGGATLIFHNDVFIRWKPTVLYWIFAAILLGARYIMRRNLMQKLMGGQLVLPEGVWDKLNLAWSLFFVAAGILNLYVAFSGQFTESQWVNFKAFGLLGLMLVFVIAQSLWLGRYLQDPSDKSNPPKS, encoded by the coding sequence ATGAAAAAACTCCTGTTCGACCTGTTTCCGCTCGTCCTGTTTTTCCTGGTCTTTCGCTTCTCCGACATTTACATGGCCACGGGCGTGGCCATGCTGGCCTCGGTGCTGCAAATCGTCTGGCTCAAGCTGACCAACAAGCTGATCGAAACCTCGCACTGGATCAACCTGGCCGTTATCGTGGTGTTCGGCGGTGCCACCCTGATCTTTCACAACGATGTCTTCATCCGTTGGAAACCCACCGTCCTGTACTGGATATTTGCCGCCATCTTGCTGGGCGCGCGCTACATCATGCGCCGCAACCTGATGCAAAAGCTCATGGGCGGCCAACTCGTGCTGCCCGAAGGCGTCTGGGACAAACTGAACCTGGCCTGGTCGCTGTTTTTTGTCGCTGCCGGCATACTCAATCTGTACGTGGCTTTCTCGGGCCAGTTCACCGAATCCCAATGGGTTAATTTTAAAGCCTTCGGGCTACTGGGCCTGATGCTGGTCTTTGTCATCGCACAGTCGCTGTGGCTGGGCCGTTACCTGCAAGACCCATCCGACAAGTCCAACCCTCCCAAATCCTAA
- the msrB gene encoding peptide-methionine (R)-S-oxide reductase MsrB, which translates to MDKVRKTEAEWRALLSPEEFFVTRQKGTERAFTGRYWDTTTPGIYRCVGCGTALFASDTKFDAGCGWPSYFEPLDPSKVREEADLSHGMTRTEVLCNVCDAHLGHVFPDGPPPTGLRYCINSLSLTFEPQA; encoded by the coding sequence GTGGACAAAGTACGAAAAACCGAAGCCGAATGGCGCGCCCTGCTCAGCCCGGAAGAATTCTTCGTTACCCGGCAAAAAGGCACCGAACGCGCCTTTACGGGCCGCTATTGGGACACCACCACGCCGGGCATTTACCGCTGCGTGGGCTGCGGCACCGCCCTGTTCGCCTCGGACACCAAATTTGATGCCGGCTGCGGCTGGCCCAGCTACTTCGAACCGCTGGACCCTTCCAAAGTGCGCGAAGAGGCCGATCTTAGCCACGGCATGACACGCACCGAAGTGCTCTGCAATGTATGCGACGCTCACCTGGGACACGTCTTTCCCGACGGCCCGCCGCCCACCGGGCTGCGCTACTGCATCAACTCCCTGTCGTTGACCTTCGAACCGCAAGCATGA
- a CDS encoding ABC transporter substrate-binding protein: MNCFPTVRLTTLATALALSVPLAVSAQVKVGVTIAATGPAASLGIPERNTVSLLPTEIGGQKIEYIVLDDTTDTTVAVRNMRKLITDDKVDVVIGTSVTPGSLAMVDVAGETKTPMISVAANAKIVEPVEGARTWVFKTPQNDQLMAGALADAMVKQNVKTLGFIGYNDAYGDGWLNVITEAAKAKGINVVASERYGRNDTSVTGQTLKLLGAKPDAVLIAGSGTPVALPQRELKGRGYAGIIYQTHGAANSDVLRVCGKDCNDMILPAGPLLVAEQLPDSNPVKKTAIEYKNKYEAKFGEGSINTFGGHMWDAGLLVAEAIPGALKTGAKPGTPEFRAALRDSIEQIKDLPASQGVFTMSDKDHAGLDTRARVIVKVVDGKWTYQPDL, encoded by the coding sequence ATGAATTGCTTTCCAACCGTGCGCCTGACTACGCTGGCGACTGCCTTGGCGCTGTCCGTACCGCTGGCGGTATCCGCTCAGGTGAAAGTGGGCGTGACCATTGCCGCTACCGGACCGGCAGCCTCGCTGGGCATTCCCGAGCGCAATACGGTAAGCCTGCTGCCTACCGAGATCGGCGGTCAGAAAATCGAATACATCGTTTTGGATGATACGACGGATACGACGGTTGCCGTGCGCAATATGCGCAAACTGATCACCGACGATAAAGTGGACGTGGTGATCGGTACGTCTGTCACGCCAGGTTCCTTGGCCATGGTGGATGTGGCCGGCGAGACCAAGACGCCCATGATCAGCGTGGCGGCCAACGCCAAGATTGTCGAGCCTGTAGAAGGCGCGCGTACCTGGGTGTTCAAGACCCCTCAGAACGACCAGTTGATGGCCGGTGCGCTGGCCGACGCGATGGTCAAGCAGAACGTCAAGACCCTGGGTTTTATCGGCTATAACGATGCTTATGGCGACGGCTGGCTGAATGTCATTACCGAAGCTGCCAAGGCCAAAGGTATCAATGTGGTGGCTTCCGAGCGCTATGGCCGCAACGACACCAGCGTGACCGGTCAGACCCTGAAGCTGCTGGGTGCCAAGCCCGATGCCGTGCTGATCGCCGGTTCCGGCACGCCTGTGGCCCTGCCGCAGCGCGAACTGAAAGGTCGTGGTTACGCCGGCATCATCTACCAGACGCACGGTGCGGCCAACAGCGATGTGTTGCGCGTGTGCGGCAAGGATTGCAACGACATGATCTTGCCGGCTGGCCCATTGCTGGTGGCTGAACAACTGCCCGACAGCAATCCGGTCAAAAAGACGGCCATCGAGTACAAGAACAAGTACGAGGCCAAGTTCGGCGAAGGGTCCATCAATACCTTCGGCGGCCATATGTGGGATGCCGGCCTGTTGGTGGCCGAAGCCATTCCTGGCGCGCTCAAGACCGGTGCCAAGCCTGGCACGCCGGAATTCCGCGCCGCCTTGCGCGATTCCATCGAGCAGATCAAGGATTTGCCGGCCTCCCAAGGCGTGTTCACCATGTCCGACAAGGACCATGCCGGTCTGGATACGCGTGCCCGCGTCATCGTCAAGGTGGTGGACGGCAAGTGGACCTATCAGCCTGATCTGTAA
- a CDS encoding branched-chain amino acid ABC transporter permease, translating to MDTTIALILLQDGILNGAIYALLGLALVLVFLVTRVIFIPQGEFVTFGALTLAFVVNGRMPGTVILLLIAGALVFFLELLSALRSRSMSGLPRKFLVNILIPVAVFFAAPYIVAANLPLWMDVLFSLAVVIPLGPMVYRLAYQPIAEASVLVLLITSVAVHFALTGLGLVFFGPEGWRTPPFMQGEVSLGAVSWSAQTFFVMGACVALILALWAFFGKTLYGRALRATAVNRRGARLVGISTNMSGSLTFTLAAAIGAFSGMLIAPVTTIYYDTGFLIGLKGFVAAIFGGLVSYPVALLGALFIGVLEAFSSFWASAYKEVIVFTMVIPVLLWRSFGSKHVDDEE from the coding sequence ATGGATACCACCATAGCTTTGATTTTATTGCAGGATGGCATATTGAACGGTGCCATCTATGCCCTGCTCGGACTCGCGTTGGTCCTGGTTTTTCTCGTCACCCGCGTCATCTTCATTCCGCAAGGCGAGTTTGTCACCTTCGGTGCGCTGACCTTAGCATTTGTCGTGAACGGCCGCATGCCCGGCACGGTCATCTTGCTGTTGATCGCCGGTGCGCTGGTCTTTTTCCTGGAACTGCTCTCGGCGCTGCGCAGCCGTAGCATGAGCGGGTTGCCCCGCAAGTTCCTGGTCAATATTCTGATCCCGGTCGCGGTGTTTTTTGCCGCGCCGTACATCGTGGCGGCCAATCTGCCCTTGTGGATGGATGTGCTGTTTTCGCTGGCCGTGGTCATTCCCTTGGGGCCTATGGTCTACCGCCTGGCGTACCAGCCCATTGCCGAAGCCAGCGTGCTGGTGCTGCTGATTACCTCGGTGGCCGTGCACTTTGCCTTGACCGGCCTGGGTCTGGTGTTCTTTGGCCCAGAAGGCTGGCGCACGCCGCCCTTTATGCAGGGCGAAGTGTCCTTGGGAGCCGTCAGCTGGTCGGCGCAGACCTTCTTTGTGATGGGGGCTTGCGTGGCCTTGATTCTGGCGCTGTGGGCCTTTTTCGGCAAGACGCTGTATGGCCGTGCTTTGCGGGCGACGGCTGTCAACCGCCGCGGTGCCCGTCTGGTGGGCATCAGCACGAATATGTCCGGCTCGCTGACCTTTACCCTGGCGGCCGCCATTGGCGCTTTCTCGGGCATGTTGATTGCGCCTGTCACCACCATTTATTACGACACCGGTTTTCTGATCGGCCTGAAGGGCTTTGTCGCCGCTATCTTCGGCGGACTGGTCAGCTATCCGGTCGCCTTGCTGGGCGCGCTGTTCATCGGCGTGTTGGAGGCTTTCTCGTCCTTCTGGGCTAGCGCCTATAAAGAGGTCATTGTATTTACCATGGTCATTCCGGTTTTGTTGTGGCGCTCCTTCGGTAGCAAGCACGTGGACGACGAGGAGTAA
- a CDS encoding branched-chain amino acid ABC transporter ATP-binding protein/permease, producing the protein MKRLLTILFIAVLFVLPQLGATPEFWITQLNYIGLTSLVVLGLVLLTGVGGLTSFGQAAFVGLGAYTTAYLTVRLGWSPWLNLLIGLGLTLLVSYVLGAITLRLSGHFLPLCTLAWGLALFYLFGNLQFLGQYDGISGISPLEFFGLSLASGRDIYYLIWVVALLAMWGTRNLLNSRPGRAIRALKHGSGMAESFGVNMAAYKVIIFVYAALLACLSGWLYAHYQRAVSPSPFGLNYGIEYLFMAVLGGAGSVWGAVLGSALVLTLKDQLQNWLPKLLSTDINFELIVFGILMVLILQYARDGLWPILQKGWERVFGVQTRQQAAPPQAAALPQRTRPQSGSLVLQVDKIRKEFGGLVAVNDISFTLNAGQIMGLIGPNGAGKSTTFNLITGVLSATSGQVSFLGQRIDKLPAREISRLGVGRTFQHVQLLPTMTVLENVALGAHLRRKVGVVPAVLHAERRSEAELLHEAAVQLQRVGLGDYLYEQAGNLALGQQRILEIARALASDPVLLLLDEPAAGLRYKEKQELAKVLDQLRSEGMSILLVEHDMDFVMNLTDKLVVMDFGTKLAEGLPKDIQQNPAVLEAYLGGIDDDLELDEPATPAQAGASA; encoded by the coding sequence ATGAAACGCTTGCTGACGATTTTATTTATTGCGGTACTGTTTGTACTGCCTCAGTTGGGCGCGACGCCCGAGTTCTGGATTACCCAGCTTAACTACATCGGCCTGACCAGTCTGGTCGTGCTGGGGTTGGTCTTGCTGACCGGGGTAGGGGGCTTGACCTCCTTCGGCCAGGCGGCGTTCGTGGGCCTGGGGGCCTATACCACGGCCTATCTGACGGTACGACTGGGCTGGTCGCCCTGGTTGAATCTGTTGATCGGTCTGGGTCTGACCTTGCTGGTGTCCTATGTGCTGGGTGCCATCACGCTGCGTCTGTCGGGGCACTTCTTGCCGCTGTGTACCCTGGCCTGGGGCCTGGCGCTGTTTTACCTGTTCGGCAACCTGCAGTTCTTGGGGCAGTATGACGGTATCTCGGGTATTTCGCCCCTGGAGTTCTTCGGGCTGTCCCTGGCCTCGGGTCGCGATATCTATTACCTGATCTGGGTCGTGGCGTTGCTGGCCATGTGGGGCACGCGCAATTTGCTGAACTCGCGTCCGGGCCGTGCCATCCGCGCACTCAAACACGGCAGCGGCATGGCCGAATCTTTTGGCGTGAACATGGCGGCCTACAAGGTCATCATCTTTGTGTATGCCGCCTTATTGGCCTGCCTGTCGGGTTGGCTGTACGCCCACTACCAGCGCGCCGTCAGCCCCAGCCCTTTCGGCCTGAACTACGGTATTGAATACCTGTTCATGGCTGTGCTGGGCGGCGCAGGCAGCGTCTGGGGCGCGGTTCTGGGTTCGGCCTTGGTGCTGACCTTGAAAGATCAGTTGCAGAACTGGTTGCCCAAGCTGTTGAGCACGGACATCAACTTCGAGCTGATTGTATTCGGTATCTTGATGGTCCTGATCCTGCAATATGCCCGTGACGGACTGTGGCCTATTTTGCAAAAGGGCTGGGAGCGCGTGTTCGGCGTGCAGACCCGTCAGCAGGCTGCGCCACCACAGGCAGCGGCCTTGCCGCAGCGGACTCGCCCGCAGTCCGGTTCGTTGGTATTGCAGGTGGACAAGATCCGTAAGGAATTTGGTGGTTTGGTTGCTGTCAATGACATCAGCTTTACCCTGAATGCGGGTCAGATCATGGGTCTGATCGGCCCTAACGGCGCGGGCAAAAGCACGACCTTTAACCTGATTACCGGCGTGCTGTCGGCCACCAGCGGTCAGGTCAGCTTTTTGGGACAACGCATCGACAAGTTGCCCGCACGGGAAATTTCCCGTCTGGGGGTGGGCCGCACCTTTCAGCACGTGCAATTGCTGCCGACCATGACCGTGCTTGAAAACGTCGCCTTGGGAGCGCACTTGCGCCGCAAGGTGGGCGTGGTGCCGGCGGTGCTGCATGCCGAACGGCGCAGCGAAGCCGAGCTGCTGCATGAAGCGGCAGTCCAGCTGCAGCGCGTGGGCCTGGGCGATTATCTGTATGAACAAGCCGGCAATCTGGCTTTGGGCCAGCAGCGCATTCTTGAAATTGCCCGCGCCCTGGCGTCGGACCCTGTGCTGCTCTTGCTGGACGAACCGGCTGCCGGTCTGCGTTACAAGGAAAAGCAGGAACTGGCCAAGGTGCTGGATCAGTTGCGCAGCGAAGGCATGAGCATTTTGCTGGTCGAGCACGATATGGACTTCGTCATGAATTTGACGGACAAACTGGTGGTCATGGACTTTGGCACCAAGCTGGCCGAAGGCCTGCCCAAGGATATCCAGCAAAATCCCGCTGTGCTGGAAGCCTATCTGGGCGGCATCGATGACGATCTGGAACTGGACGAACCCGCAACACCCGCACAGGCAGGAGCATCCGCATGA
- a CDS encoding ABC transporter ATP-binding protein, protein MSQATQQDVILKVTNLAAQYGKVSAVMGASLDVRAGSIVTVIGANGAGKSTLLNAMMGALPSVGRSTGSVQYQGQEIGHWEVERRVAGGISLVPERRELFGSMTVEDNLLLGGFRLYRARQAGWRDTLDHVYTLFPRLKERRSQLAGTLSGGERQMLAVGRALMAQPKVLMLDEPSLGLAPRIVREIFMIIARLRSTGVAILLVEQNARAALQVADYGYVLETGDVVLEGPARELADNPRVIESYLGLGHGKREAETA, encoded by the coding sequence ATGAGTCAGGCAACACAGCAGGATGTGATCCTGAAAGTCACCAATCTGGCTGCCCAGTATGGCAAGGTCAGCGCCGTGATGGGCGCAAGCCTGGACGTGCGGGCCGGCAGCATTGTTACCGTAATCGGGGCCAATGGCGCGGGCAAGTCCACTTTGCTCAATGCCATGATGGGGGCCTTGCCCAGCGTGGGTCGCAGCACCGGATCGGTGCAGTACCAGGGCCAAGAGATTGGTCACTGGGAAGTGGAGCGGCGCGTGGCCGGTGGTATTTCGCTGGTGCCCGAACGCCGCGAACTGTTCGGCAGCATGACGGTGGAAGATAATCTGCTGCTGGGCGGCTTTCGTCTGTACCGGGCCCGTCAGGCTGGCTGGCGCGATACCTTGGACCATGTCTACACCTTGTTTCCGCGTCTGAAAGAGCGTCGCAGCCAATTGGCCGGTACGCTGTCCGGCGGCGAGCGTCAGATGCTGGCCGTGGGGCGCGCCTTGATGGCCCAGCCCAAGGTGCTGATGTTGGATGAGCCCAGCCTGGGGCTTGCGCCGCGTATCGTGCGCGAGATCTTCATGATTATTGCCCGCTTGCGCAGCACGGGCGTGGCGATTTTGTTGGTCGAGCAGAATGCGCGCGCTGCCTTGCAGGTAGCCGATTATGGCTATGTGCTGGAAACCGGAGACGTGGTGCTGGAAGGTCCGGCTCGAGAGCTGGCCGACAATCCCCGCGTGATCGAAAGCTACCTGGGCCTGGGTCACGGCAAGCGCGAAGCAGAAACGGCTTAA
- a CDS encoding OmpW/AlkL family protein encodes MKTRHLLPVLSLCAIGAAATLYSPAGLAHEAGDFLVKGGVTLVQPKSNNGTVANGTVKLDVGNNVRPSFSLTYMATRNIGVELLGAFPFKHNIDSNLGRIGSTKHLPPTLSLQYHFLPDSDFQPYVGVGLNYTMFFDTQSQGALEGADLKLKNSWGFAAQVGVDYKLDKNWFLNADVRYISIRPDVQLNGQSIGKAKLDPVVATIGVGYRF; translated from the coding sequence ATGAAAACCCGCCACCTGCTTCCAGTCCTGTCTCTGTGCGCCATCGGCGCGGCCGCCACACTGTACTCGCCGGCCGGCCTGGCCCACGAAGCGGGCGACTTCCTGGTCAAAGGCGGCGTCACCCTGGTCCAGCCCAAATCCAACAACGGCACGGTGGCCAACGGCACCGTCAAACTGGATGTCGGCAACAACGTGCGCCCCAGCTTTTCGCTGACCTATATGGCTACGCGCAACATCGGTGTGGAACTGCTCGGTGCCTTCCCCTTCAAGCACAACATCGACAGCAACCTGGGCCGCATCGGTAGCACCAAGCACCTGCCCCCTACCCTTAGCCTGCAATACCACTTCCTGCCCGACAGTGACTTCCAGCCCTATGTGGGCGTGGGTCTGAACTACACCATGTTCTTCGACACCCAATCGCAAGGTGCGCTGGAAGGCGCAGACCTGAAGTTAAAGAACAGCTGGGGCTTTGCCGCCCAGGTCGGCGTGGACTACAAGCTGGACAAGAACTGGTTCCTGAACGCCGATGTGCGCTACATCAGCATCCGTCCGGACGTGCAACTGAACGGCCAGTCCATCGGCAAGGCCAAACTGGACCCCGTGGTCGCCACCATAGGCGTGGGCTACCGCTTCTAA
- a CDS encoding branched-chain amino acid ABC transporter permease, with protein MKREIPVFIALLLIVALLPALGAYPIFIMKVMCYALFACAFNLLLGYTGLLSFGHAAFLGAAAYATGQSLAVWGWPTLAGLLFGTASAAALGLVMGALSIRRSGIYFAMITLALAQMLFFFFLQAPFTGGEDGLQGIPRGSILGLDLSDDLNLYYLVLAIFTFGFLLIWRCVHSPFGQVLKAIRENEPRAISLGYDVDRFKLLAFVLSAALSGLAGATKSLVFVSATLTDATWQMSGLVILMTLIGGLGTLAGPVVGAIIVVLLENKVGEWGAMLAQWTGWNGFRTLGESVTIVIGLIFIVCVMAFRRGIVGELAFRLRRHDA; from the coding sequence ATGAAACGAGAAATCCCAGTCTTCATCGCACTGCTCCTGATCGTGGCGCTGCTGCCGGCCCTGGGGGCCTACCCGATCTTCATCATGAAGGTCATGTGCTATGCCTTGTTTGCCTGTGCCTTCAACTTGCTACTGGGCTACACCGGCCTGCTGTCCTTCGGGCATGCCGCCTTTCTGGGCGCAGCCGCCTATGCCACCGGTCAATCGCTGGCCGTCTGGGGCTGGCCTACCCTGGCCGGGCTGTTGTTCGGCACGGCCAGCGCGGCCGCATTGGGTCTGGTCATGGGCGCGCTGTCCATCCGGCGCAGTGGCATCTACTTTGCCATGATCACCCTGGCGCTGGCGCAGATGCTGTTCTTCTTTTTCCTGCAAGCTCCCTTTACAGGCGGCGAAGACGGCCTGCAAGGGATTCCGCGCGGCAGCATCCTGGGGCTGGACCTGTCCGATGACCTGAATCTGTATTATCTGGTGCTGGCTATCTTTACCTTCGGCTTTCTGCTGATCTGGCGCTGTGTACATTCGCCCTTCGGTCAGGTTCTGAAAGCCATACGCGAAAACGAACCACGCGCCATTTCTCTGGGCTACGACGTGGACCGCTTCAAGCTGCTGGCGTTTGTGCTGTCGGCGGCGCTGTCGGGGCTGGCGGGGGCCACCAAGTCGCTGGTCTTTGTCTCGGCCACCCTGACCGACGCCACCTGGCAAATGTCCGGTCTGGTCATCCTGATGACCTTGATCGGCGGACTGGGCACGCTGGCCGGCCCCGTGGTCGGGGCCATTATCGTCGTGCTGCTGGAAAACAAAGTCGGTGAATGGGGAGCCATGCTGGCCCAATGGACGGGCTGGAACGGTTTTCGCACGCTGGGCGAATCGGTCACCATCGTCATCGGCCTGATTTTCATTGTGTGCGTCATGGCGTTTCGTCGCGGCATCGTGGGCGAACTGGCCTTCAGGCTGCGACGCCACGACGCGTAA
- a CDS encoding branched-chain amino acid ABC transporter permease: MTDFFGIPLQALLGQLLLGLVNGSFYAVLSLGLAIIFGLLNIINFAHGALYMLGAFLAWMGLQYLGLNYWTMLLLAPLGVALFGIVLERLFLRHLYRLDHLYGLLLTFGLTLLLEGVFRSIYGVSGQPYPTPAALQGGYNLGFMFLPIYRAWVVVASIIVCLATWFIIEKTRLGALLRAATENPKLVEAFGVNVPLMITLTYAFGVGLAGFAGVLATPILQVSPLMGSNLIIVVFAVVVIGGMGSILGSILTGLGLGVIEGFTKVFWPEASNTVVFIIMVIVLLLRPAGLFGKVK; the protein is encoded by the coding sequence ATGACGGATTTTTTTGGCATTCCTTTGCAGGCTCTGCTGGGCCAGCTACTGCTGGGCCTGGTGAACGGTTCTTTCTATGCCGTGCTGTCCCTGGGGCTGGCTATTATTTTCGGCCTGCTCAACATCATCAATTTCGCCCACGGCGCGCTGTATATGCTGGGCGCGTTCCTGGCCTGGATGGGGCTGCAATACCTGGGCCTGAACTACTGGACCATGCTGCTGCTCGCTCCGCTGGGCGTCGCCTTGTTCGGCATTGTTCTGGAGCGTCTGTTCCTGCGCCATCTATACCGCCTGGATCATCTGTACGGCCTGCTGTTGACCTTTGGCCTGACCTTGCTGCTTGAAGGCGTTTTCCGCAGCATCTACGGCGTCTCCGGCCAGCCCTACCCCACGCCCGCCGCCCTGCAAGGCGGCTACAACCTGGGCTTTATGTTTCTGCCCATCTACCGAGCCTGGGTCGTGGTCGCCTCCATCATCGTCTGTCTGGCGACCTGGTTCATCATCGAAAAGACGCGCCTGGGCGCTCTGCTGCGGGCAGCCACCGAAAACCCAAAGCTGGTTGAAGCCTTCGGCGTCAATGTGCCACTGATGATAACCCTGACCTATGCCTTCGGCGTGGGCCTGGCCGGTTTTGCCGGCGTGCTGGCCACGCCTATCTTGCAAGTATCGCCATTGATGGGCAGCAACCTGATCATTGTGGTCTTTGCCGTGGTGGTCATCGGCGGCATGGGCTCCATCCTGGGCTCCATACTGACCGGATTGGGTCTGGGCGTGATCGAAGGCTTTACCAAAGTGTTCTGGCCCGAGGCCTCGAACACGGTTGTCTTTATCATCATGGTCATTGTCCTGCTGCTGCGTCCGGCGGGCCTGTTCGGGAAAGTCAAATGA
- a CDS encoding ABC transporter substrate-binding protein, whose amino-acid sequence MKLATLSAALTTAGLLLAQPAVAAISNDVIRIGFITDMSGVYSDIDGKAGGDAIRMAIADAGGEINGKKIELLVADHQNKADIASARAREWFDSQNLDVLIGGTNSATSLAMAAVAAEKKKPFIAVGAGSSNLTNSQCTPYTVHYAYDTIALARGTGTAVVKDGGKSWYFLTADYAFGHSLERDTAEVVKKAGGEVKGQVRVPLGASDFSSFLLQAQSSGAKILGLANAGGDFINSVKAANEFGITGTMHLAGLLVFINDVHALGLEATQSLYLTTAWYWDQSDASRQWAQRFFKEQNRMPSFLQAGDYSSAAFYLKGVKETGSDDADTLMKWMKSTPIKDMFTDHGVVREDGRMVHDMYLMQVKKPGESTKPWDYYKLVETLPGDKVYASLQESTCALVKK is encoded by the coding sequence ATGAAGCTTGCAACGCTCAGCGCCGCCCTGACGACGGCCGGACTACTACTGGCGCAACCCGCTGTTGCCGCCATTTCCAATGATGTGATCCGCATCGGATTCATCACCGATATGTCGGGGGTCTACTCCGACATCGACGGCAAGGCGGGGGGCGATGCCATCCGCATGGCCATTGCCGATGCAGGCGGAGAGATCAACGGCAAAAAGATCGAGCTGCTGGTCGCCGACCACCAGAACAAGGCGGACATCGCCTCTGCACGGGCACGCGAATGGTTCGACAGCCAGAATCTGGATGTGCTGATCGGCGGCACCAACTCGGCGACCTCATTGGCCATGGCCGCCGTGGCGGCAGAAAAGAAAAAACCTTTTATCGCAGTGGGGGCCGGCTCGTCCAACCTGACCAACTCCCAATGCACGCCCTACACCGTTCACTATGCCTACGACACGATCGCCCTGGCACGCGGCACAGGCACGGCGGTGGTCAAGGATGGCGGCAAAAGCTGGTACTTCCTGACGGCCGACTACGCCTTTGGACACTCGCTGGAGCGCGACACGGCGGAAGTGGTCAAGAAGGCTGGCGGCGAGGTCAAGGGACAGGTGCGCGTGCCCTTGGGAGCCTCGGATTTTTCGTCCTTCCTGCTGCAGGCACAGTCCTCGGGGGCCAAGATCCTGGGCCTGGCCAATGCGGGCGGCGACTTCATCAATTCGGTCAAGGCGGCCAACGAATTCGGCATTACCGGCACCATGCATCTGGCCGGTCTGCTGGTGTTCATCAACGATGTGCATGCCCTGGGCCTGGAGGCCACCCAGAGCCTGTATCTGACCACCGCGTGGTACTGGGACCAGAGCGATGCTTCGCGGCAGTGGGCGCAACGCTTTTTCAAGGAACAGAACCGCATGCCGTCCTTTCTGCAGGCCGGCGACTACTCCAGCGCGGCTTTCTATCTGAAGGGCGTCAAGGAAACCGGCTCGGATGATGCCGACACGCTCATGAAATGGATGAAATCCACGCCCATCAAAGACATGTTCACCGATCACGGCGTGGTGCGAGAGGACGGGCGCATGGTGCACGACATGTACCTGATGCAAGTCAAAAAACCAGGAGAATCCACCAAACCTTGGGACTACTACAAACTGGTCGAGACCCTGCCGGGCGACAAGGTCTACGCCTCGCTGCAAGAATCCACTTGCGCATTGGTAAAAAAATAG
- a CDS encoding ABC transporter ATP-binding protein, whose amino-acid sequence MSKTALEITDLHAWYGESHILHGVNLSVAQGEVVTLLGRNGAGRTSTLRAILGLTDTRRGSIRIQGAESIHLPTYRVAHLGVGYCPEERGIFAGLSCEENLLLPPAIGTTPGGGMSLAEIYDMFPNLEERRHSPGTRLSGGEQQMLAVARILRTGANLLLLDEISEGLAPVIVQALARMIATLKSKGYTIVMVEQNFRFAAPLADHFYVMEHGQVVESFAAHELADKHDTLNTLLGV is encoded by the coding sequence ATGAGCAAGACCGCCCTGGAAATCACGGACCTGCATGCCTGGTACGGAGAGTCCCACATCCTGCATGGCGTCAACCTGAGCGTGGCGCAAGGCGAAGTCGTCACCTTGCTGGGACGCAACGGCGCTGGTCGCACCAGCACGCTACGGGCCATTCTGGGCCTGACCGACACGCGCCGCGGCTCCATACGCATCCAGGGAGCCGAATCCATCCATCTGCCTACCTATCGGGTCGCGCATCTGGGTGTGGGCTACTGCCCCGAAGAACGCGGTATTTTCGCCGGCTTGAGCTGTGAAGAAAACCTGCTGCTACCGCCTGCTATCGGCACCACGCCGGGCGGAGGCATGTCCCTGGCCGAAATCTACGATATGTTCCCGAATCTGGAAGAGCGCCGCCACTCGCCCGGCACGCGCCTGTCCGGCGGAGAACAGCAGATGCTGGCGGTCGCGCGCATTCTGCGCACCGGTGCGAATTTACTCTTGCTGGACGAAATATCCGAAGGCCTGGCTCCAGTCATTGTGCAGGCGCTGGCCCGCATGATTGCCACCCTGAAATCCAAAGGCTACACCATCGTCATGGTGGAGCAGAACTTTCGCTTCGCCGCTCCCCTGGCCGACCATTTCTATGTCATGGAACACGGCCAGGTCGTGGAAAGCTTTGCCGCCCACGAATTGGCCGACAAGCACGACACGCTCAATACGCTGCTGGGGGTCTGA